The Zalophus californianus isolate mZalCal1 chromosome 8, mZalCal1.pri.v2, whole genome shotgun sequence genome has a segment encoding these proteins:
- the FAM110C gene encoding protein FAM110C yields the protein MRSLPALDAPQNERLLTRHPEAPRVRDAAVPARRSAVERLAADRAKYVRGPPGAGPGRSPEGSNPGASEGTAGDPRPPARVPGAVARRAIARKPLRPDSLVIYRQKCDFVRGQGADSSRGGLVKKLFQGSGKDKTSVPPETSRVGEEVRARREEAVLTKPGSTAASAVPGVPAPPARAASPAPCGTPTSVPAVSRVPELRGTRRGGLQRSQSDLSSRYSSSLAECDTFFQFCGLEPEVVEALGRENFSAGSDRVTLKVRSVSVATSDSGFSRHSGGEEGLQEEELTEQVPSTTSVIERNARIIKWLYTCKKAKEKTGQGLQGPA from the coding sequence ATGCGTTCCCTGCCAGCCCTGGACGCGCCCCAGAACGAGCGACTGCTGACCCGGCACCCCGAGGCCCCCAGGGTCAGGGACGCGGCGGTGCCAGCACGCAGGAGCGCGGTGGAGAGGCTAGCGGCCGACCGCGCCAAGTACGTGCGGGGCCCGCCGGGAGCCGGCCCGGGCCGGTCTCCCGAGGGCAGCAACCCCGGGGCGAGCGAGGGGACCGCGGGCGATCCTCGGCCTCCAGCTCGCGTCCCCGGTGCCGTGGCGCGCAGGGCCATAGCTCGGAAGCCGCTGAGACCTGACTCCCTGGTCATCTACCGGCAGAAATGCGACTTCGTCCGAGGACAGGGCGCCGACAGCTCCAGGGGGGGCCTGGTGAAGAAGCTCTTCCAGGGGTCGGGCAAGGACAAGACGTCGGTGCCCCCGGAGACGTCCCGGGTGGGAGAGGAGGTCAGGGCCAGGCGCGAGGAGGCTGTCCTGACCAAGCCCGGCTCTACTGCGGCCTCCGCGGTCCCCGGCGTTCCCGCGCCCCCAGCGCGCGCAGCTAGCCCAGCGCCCTGTGGGACGCCCACCAGTGTCCCGGCTGTGTCCCGGGTCCCGGAGCTGCGAGGGACAAGGCGCGGGGGGCTGCAGCGATCGCAGTCAGACCTCAGCTCCCGCTACTCTTCATCCCTGGCCGAATGTGACACGTTCTTCCAGTTCTGCGGCCTGGAGCCTGAGGTGGTGGAAGCTCTCGGTAGGGAGAATTTCTCCGCGGGGTCGGACCGCGTCACACTCAAGGTCCGCAGCGTGAGCGTCGCCACCTCTGACAGCGGCTTCTCCCGGCACAGCGGCGGTGAAGAGGGGCTGCAGGAGGAAGAACTGACCGAGCAGGTGCCCAGCACCACGTCGGTCATCGAGAGGAACGCCCGCATCATCAAGTGGCTGTACACCTGTAAGAAAGCCAAGGAGAAGACCGGCCAGGGGCTGCAGGGCCCAGCGTGA